The bacterium genomic interval CCTCCTGCAGAACCGCAGCCGTAATGGCCCGGCCGGACAGGAGACGAACCGTGCCCAGCGTCTCGAATGCGGGCTGGACAAAAGGAATGTTCTCGTCAGCAACGATCTGGAGCATGACAGATGCGCGTGAAGGATGCCTTCAAGTGCCGGTCAGTGCAAGCCCTGCGGCCAAAGCAGAGCAACCTTCGAGTTGGCGAGAAATCAAGGTGATTAGAACCGGCCGCCGAAGCCGCCCCGGCCGCCACCACCGCCACGACCACCGCGGCCACCGCCCGTGCCCCGGCCACCACCGCCACCGCCGCTGCGCTTGTCGGTCTTGGGACGGGCTTCGTTCACAATCAAGGAGCGGCCCTGCAATTCCTTGCCGTCCATCTCCTTCATCGCCGCCATGGCCTGCGCCTTCGAGGGCATCTCGACAAAGGCGAAGCCGCGGGGCTCTCCGGTAAACTTGTCCTTGATTAGCGTCACCGAAGTCACCTCGCCATGCGCTGCAAAAGCATCGCGAAGCTCATCTTCCGTCACCGACCGTGCGATGTTGCCTACGTAGATGTTCACGGTACCAGACTCCATAGATTAATAGGTCGCCACTCGTCTGCGGAGGCGAGTGGATGAATCAGCCCGCATTCTCGGGTTACATCGCGACGCGTCGGTGCAACTGACCCGCGAAACAGGTCGGGACGAACTGATGAGCGGGAGTGGGTTAGATCTCGTTGCGGCATGCGGTGCAACGGCCGCCGGCTCATCAATTCACAAGCAGCCCGGCAGCCGCAACGTTTCTTAGCTAAACAGAACTTCGATATCCTCGGCGCTCAGTTGCTTGAACAAACCGGCATCGGTCGTGATCAAATCCGCGACAATGGCTCGTTTCCGTTCCTGCAACTGCAGAATCTTCTCTTCGACCGAATTGCGCACAATGAGCTTGTAAGCGAACACATTCTTCTCCTGGCCGATGCGGTGCGTGCGGTCGATCGCCTGCGCCTCTGCCGCAGGATTCCACCACGGGTCATACAAAATCACATAATCCGCCGCCGTCAAATTCAGGCTGAAACCACCGGCCTTGAGGCTGATGAGAAACACCCGCGTCTTGGGGTCATTCTGAAACCGGTCGACCTGCGCCTGGCGGTCACGCGTGTGGCCGTCAAGATAGGCGTAGGGAATGCCCTGTTCGTCGAGCCGGCGGCAGATGATCCGCAACATACGCACAAATTGGGAAAACACCAAGACTTTATGATCCTCGGCCAAAATGTTTTCCAGCAGGTCATTGAGCGCGTCGAACTTGCCCGACACCGGCGCCACCTGCTGGTCGATCAGCGATGGATGGCAGCAAATCTGCCGCAACCGCACCAGCCCCTCCAACACGTACATGCGCGAACGCTCCAGCCCCTGCAAATCGATCTGGTGCATCACGTGCGCGCGATAGTAATCGCGCCAGCGCTCGTAGAGCTTGCGCTGCTCCGGCAGCATGTCGCAGTAGAAAAGATTTTCGACCTTGGCGGGCAGTTCCTGCGCCACCTCCTGCTTGGTGCGGCGCAGAATGAAGGGGAAGATCATCCGGCGCAGCAGGCCGGCCGCGGTATGATCGCGCTCGCGCTCGATCGGCCGGGCAAACGCGTTGCGGAAATAATTCAAACTGCCGAGCAGGCCGGGATTGAGAAAATTGAACTGGCTCCACAACTCCTGCGTGTTGTTCTCTACCGGCGTGCCAGTGAGCACCAGGCGGTGGCCGGCCTGCAGGATGCGCGC includes:
- a CDS encoding RNA-binding protein; amino-acid sequence: MNIYVGNIARSVTEDELRDAFAAHGEVTSVTLIKDKFTGEPRGFAFVEMPSKAQAMAAMKEMDGKELQGRSLIVNEARPKTDKRSGGGGGGRGTGGGRGGRGGGGGRGGFGGRF